In Pseudomonas putida, a genomic segment contains:
- a CDS encoding GlxA family transcriptional regulator — MASLRYSKQLGLGLQPMFEIALVSPDGQPVDSFSNVQLPVDGGLIDADVIVLPAFWDDFDNLVQRYPQVLPWLREQHARGAVLCAEASGVFWLAEAGLLDGKEATTYWRFFASFAERFPKVRLNQDKHLTDADNLYCAGGTTSACDLYIYLIERFCGANVARAVSRDILYEVQRNYTPGRMGFGGQKLHQDLIILQIQHWLEEHFADKFRFEDVARNHGMSIRNFMRRFQGATGDKPLHYLQRLRIETAKGLLSSTRKSIKTISYEVGYDDASFFARLFRQHTELSPNQYRQQFMQEA; from the coding sequence CTGGCCAGCCTGCGCTACAGCAAGCAACTGGGGCTGGGGCTGCAACCGATGTTCGAGATCGCCCTGGTAAGCCCGGACGGGCAGCCCGTGGACAGCTTCAGCAACGTGCAGCTTCCGGTCGACGGCGGCCTGATCGATGCCGACGTGATCGTTCTCCCGGCGTTCTGGGACGACTTCGACAACCTCGTGCAACGCTATCCGCAAGTGCTGCCCTGGCTGCGCGAGCAGCATGCCCGCGGCGCGGTGCTGTGCGCCGAGGCCAGTGGGGTGTTCTGGCTGGCCGAGGCCGGGCTGCTCGATGGCAAGGAGGCGACCACCTACTGGCGCTTCTTCGCCAGTTTCGCCGAGCGCTTTCCCAAGGTCCGCCTCAACCAGGACAAGCACCTGACCGACGCCGACAACCTCTACTGCGCCGGCGGCACCACGTCGGCCTGCGACCTGTACATCTACCTGATCGAGCGTTTCTGCGGCGCCAACGTGGCCCGCGCGGTGTCGCGCGACATCCTCTATGAGGTGCAGCGCAACTACACCCCCGGGCGCATGGGCTTCGGCGGCCAGAAGCTGCACCAGGACCTGATCATCCTGCAGATCCAGCACTGGCTGGAGGAACACTTCGCCGACAAGTTCCGCTTCGAGGACGTGGCTCGCAACCATGGCATGAGCATCCGCAACTTCATGCGCCGCTTCCAGGGCGCCACGGGCGACAAACCGCTGCACTACCTGCAGCGGCTGCGGATCGAGACGGCCAAGGGGCTGCTGTCGAGCACGCGCAAGAGCATCAAGACCATCAGCTACGAGGTGGGATACGACGATGCCAGCTTCTTCGCGCGGCTGTTCCGCCAGCATACCGAGCTGTCGCCGAACCAGTATCGCCAGCAGTTCATGCAGGAGGCCTGA
- the zapE gene encoding cell division protein ZapE, with product MTPLERYQADLKRPDFFHDAAQETAVRHLQRLYDDLVHAQNNKPGMFGKLFGKKEQTPVKGLYFWGGVGRGKTYLVDTFFEALPFKQKMRTHFHRFMKRVHEEMKTLKGEKNPLTIIAKRFSEEAKVICFDEFFVSDITDAMILGTLMEELFKNGVSLVATSNIVPDGLYKDGLQRARFLPAIAMIKQYTDVVNVDSGVDYRLRHLEQAELFHFPLNEAAHQSMRASFKALTPECTQAVENDVLMIENRPINALRTCDDVAWFDFRALCDGPRSQNDYIELGKIFHAVLLSNVEQMGVATDDIARRFINMVDEFYDRNVKLIISAEVELKDLYTGGRLAFEFQRTLSRLLEMQSHEFLSRAHKP from the coding sequence ATGACGCCCCTAGAACGATATCAAGCAGATCTGAAACGTCCCGACTTCTTCCATGATGCGGCGCAGGAGACTGCGGTGCGTCACCTGCAGCGCCTGTACGACGACCTGGTGCACGCGCAGAACAACAAGCCGGGCATGTTCGGCAAGCTGTTCGGCAAGAAGGAGCAGACGCCGGTCAAGGGGCTGTACTTCTGGGGTGGGGTAGGCCGAGGCAAGACCTACCTGGTCGATACCTTCTTCGAGGCGCTGCCGTTCAAGCAGAAGATGCGTACGCACTTCCACCGCTTCATGAAGCGCGTGCACGAGGAGATGAAAACCCTCAAGGGTGAGAAGAACCCGCTGACCATCATCGCCAAGCGCTTCAGCGAAGAAGCCAAGGTGATCTGCTTCGACGAATTCTTCGTCTCCGACATCACCGATGCGATGATCCTCGGCACCTTGATGGAGGAGCTGTTCAAGAACGGCGTGTCGCTGGTGGCGACGTCCAACATCGTCCCCGACGGCCTGTACAAGGACGGCCTGCAGCGCGCGCGCTTCCTGCCGGCCATCGCCATGATCAAGCAGTACACCGACGTGGTGAACGTCGACAGCGGGGTCGACTATCGCCTGCGTCACCTGGAACAGGCCGAACTGTTCCATTTCCCGCTCAACGAGGCGGCGCACCAGAGCATGCGCGCCAGCTTCAAGGCGCTGACCCCGGAATGCACCCAGGCCGTCGAGAACGACGTGCTGATGATCGAGAACCGTCCGATCAACGCCCTGCGTACCTGCGACGACGTCGCCTGGTTCGACTTCCGCGCCCTGTGCGATGGGCCGCGCAGCCAGAACGACTACATCGAGCTGGGCAAGATCTTCCATGCTGTATTGCTGAGCAACGTCGAGCAGATGGGCGTCGCCACCGACGACATCGCCCGCCGCTTCATCAACATGGTCGACGAGTTCTATGACCGCAACGTCAAGCTGATCATCTCGGCCGAGGTCGAGCTCAAGGACCTGTACACCGGTGGGCGCTTGGCCTTCGAGTTCCAGCGCACCCTGAGCCGGTTGCTGGAGATGCAGTCCCACGAATTTCTGTCGCGGGCGCACAAGCCGTAA
- a CDS encoding tryptophan--tRNA ligase, translating into MTTRILTGITTTGTPHLGNYAGAIRPAIVASQQPGADSFYFLADYHALIKCDDPLRIQRSRLEIAATWLAGGLDPDKVTFYRQSDIPEIPELTWLLTCVSAKGLLNRAHAYKASVDKNVENGEDPDAGVTMGLYSYPVLMAADILMFNAHKVPVGRDQIQHVEMARDIGQRFNHLFGQGKDFFALPEAVIEESVATLPGLDGRKMSKSYDNTIPLFTSAKDMKDAISRIVTDSRAPGEAKDPDNSHLFTLFQAFSTQAQCAEFREELLQGLGWGEAKQRLFQLLDGQLAEKRDHYHQLISRPSDLEDILLAGAAKARKIATPFLEQLREAVGLRSFRSSVQATTEVKKKAAKTARFVSFRDEDGSFRFRLLAADGEQLLLSRSFADGKSAGAVSKQLQQGGEADVRVDGLGFSLWLNGEQVAEGPQFEAAETRDAAIQTLREALAPQPD; encoded by the coding sequence ATGACCACGCGCATTCTCACCGGTATCACCACCACCGGCACCCCGCACCTGGGCAACTACGCCGGGGCCATCCGTCCGGCGATCGTCGCCAGCCAGCAGCCGGGTGCCGATTCGTTCTATTTCCTGGCCGACTACCACGCCCTGATCAAGTGCGACGACCCGCTGCGCATCCAGCGCTCGCGCCTGGAAATCGCCGCCACCTGGCTGGCCGGTGGCCTGGATCCGGACAAGGTGACCTTCTACCGCCAGTCCGATATCCCCGAGATCCCCGAGCTTACCTGGCTGCTCACTTGCGTCAGTGCCAAGGGCCTGCTCAACCGCGCCCATGCCTACAAGGCCTCGGTGGACAAGAACGTGGAAAACGGCGAAGACCCGGACGCCGGCGTGACCATGGGCCTGTACAGCTACCCGGTGCTGATGGCGGCCGACATCCTGATGTTCAACGCCCACAAGGTGCCGGTCGGCCGTGACCAGATCCAACACGTGGAGATGGCCCGCGACATCGGCCAGCGTTTCAACCACCTGTTCGGCCAGGGCAAGGATTTCTTCGCCCTGCCCGAGGCGGTGATCGAGGAAAGCGTGGCAACCTTGCCGGGCCTGGACGGTCGCAAGATGTCCAAGAGCTACGACAACACCATCCCGCTGTTCACCAGCGCCAAGGACATGAAGGACGCCATCTCGCGCATCGTCACCGACTCGCGCGCGCCGGGCGAGGCCAAAGACCCGGACAACTCGCACCTGTTCACCCTGTTCCAGGCCTTCTCCACCCAGGCCCAGTGCGCCGAGTTCCGCGAAGAGCTGTTGCAGGGCCTGGGCTGGGGCGAGGCCAAGCAGCGTCTGTTCCAGCTGCTCGACGGCCAGTTGGCCGAGAAGCGCGACCACTATCACCAGCTGATCTCGCGCCCGTCCGACCTGGAGGACATCCTCCTGGCCGGCGCCGCCAAGGCCCGCAAGATCGCCACCCCGTTCCTCGAGCAACTGCGCGAGGCCGTTGGCCTGCGTTCGTTCCGCAGCAGCGTGCAAGCCACCACCGAGGTGAAGAAGAAGGCCGCCAAGACCGCGCGGTTCGTCAGCTTCCGCGACGAGGACGGCAGCTTCCGTTTCCGCCTGCTGGCCGCCGATGGTGAGCAACTGCTGCTGTCGCGCAGCTTCGCCGACGGCAAGAGCGCAGGCGCCGTGAGCAAGCAGCTGCAGCAAGGTGGCGAGGCCGATGTTCGGGTCGACGGCCTGGGCTTCAGCCTGTGGCTGAACGGCGAGCAGGTGGCCGAAGGGCCGCAGTTCGAGGCGGCCGAAACGCGTGATGCGGCGATCCAGACCCTGCGCGAAGCACTTGCTCCGCAGCCGGACTGA
- a CDS encoding YhcB family protein, with the protein MELSLLVWLLPTLALVIGVAVGFIAARLLPNAAPSSTQRQLDDIQKRFDNYQHEVVTHFNSTAVLVKKLTQSYQDVQDHLADGANTLALDDLTRQRLLAALHSEAAQGPRDRLTPPKDTAEVPRDYAPKSPNSPGMLDESYGLKR; encoded by the coding sequence GTGGAACTCTCGCTCCTTGTTTGGTTGTTGCCAACCCTGGCCCTGGTCATCGGCGTGGCGGTCGGTTTCATCGCGGCCCGTCTGCTGCCCAATGCGGCGCCAAGCAGCACCCAGCGTCAGCTGGACGATATTCAGAAACGCTTCGACAACTACCAGCACGAAGTGGTGACCCACTTCAACAGCACTGCCGTGCTGGTGAAGAAACTGACCCAGAGCTACCAGGACGTCCAGGACCACCTGGCGGACGGCGCCAATACCCTGGCCCTCGACGACCTGACCCGTCAGCGCCTGCTGGCCGCCCTGCACTCCGAAGCCGCACAGGGCCCACGCGACCGCCTGACCCCACCGAAGGACACCGCCGAAGTGCCACGCGACTACGCGCCGAAGTCGCCGAACTC
- a CDS encoding alpha/beta hydrolase — protein MLVRETPLFIDGPSGQLEALYLDVADARGAVLICHPNPVQGGTMLNKVVSTLQRTARDAGYVTLRFNYRGVGQSAGSHDMGAGEVADAEAAAAWLRERHPQLPLVLMGFSFGGFVATSLAGRLESQGVALQHLFMIAPAVMRLTDQFPLPQRCPISLVQPDTDEVVDPQLVYAWSDALTRPHELLKVAECGHFFHGKLTDLKDLLLPRLSN, from the coding sequence TTGCTCGTGCGCGAAACCCCCTTGTTCATCGATGGCCCCAGTGGCCAGTTGGAAGCCTTGTACCTGGACGTGGCCGATGCCCGTGGCGCGGTACTGATCTGCCACCCCAACCCGGTCCAGGGCGGCACCATGCTCAACAAGGTGGTCTCGACCCTGCAGCGCACCGCCCGCGATGCCGGCTACGTGACCTTGCGCTTCAACTACCGCGGCGTCGGCCAGAGTGCTGGCAGCCATGACATGGGGGCCGGCGAGGTCGCCGATGCCGAGGCCGCCGCTGCCTGGCTGCGCGAACGCCACCCGCAGCTGCCGCTGGTGCTGATGGGCTTCTCGTTCGGCGGCTTCGTCGCCACCAGCCTGGCCGGCCGCCTGGAGTCCCAGGGCGTGGCCTTGCAGCACCTGTTCATGATCGCCCCGGCGGTGATGCGCCTGACCGACCAATTCCCGCTGCCGCAACGTTGCCCGATCAGCCTGGTCCAGCCCGATACCGATGAGGTCGTGGATCCGCAGCTGGTTTACGCCTGGTCCGACGCGTTGACGCGCCCCCATGAGCTGCTGAAAGTGGCAGAATGCGGACACTTCTTCCATGGCAAGCTGACCGATCTGAAGGATCTGCTGCTGCCGCGCCTTTCGAACTGA